In Spinacia oleracea cultivar Varoflay chromosome 5, BTI_SOV_V1, whole genome shotgun sequence, a single window of DNA contains:
- the LOC130461582 gene encoding uncharacterized protein, with amino-acid sequence MPDDFEDVTDDEEETREEEDKEAPDPVTQRLNKMDARMTKHYSRLMKLMTRFPGAPTPVETEPTDGYAASPFCEAIARVTVPHTLRLPTWTTLYDGTSDPYRHVNFYKQRMWQIGIPHDLVEPVMCKSFGGTLDGAALEWLTNVPPRSISCLSDLINAFYQQFASSRQLEKQTSDLYRTAIEAFKRGLIPNSELYREITKYPCATFEEVRSRATAQMRIEDDEVIRTASQRSTGGSNDRRSYTPRNNNWRHQPYVRQNQVQSVNQYYDTNNVYRNERVEHPNISDYGFNVDIGGVVNALQNVGGTVRWPRKNDRPDSMKDMSKWCDFHRDNGHTTEECISLRKEVAYLLKRGHLKELLSDKGKETFSKEQTTLPGPATSSERPEPPPFNKVVNVISGGSDICGLTSSAAKKINRGESETVEEGQTEDEVALHRSLTAMAITFDDSDSVDTQREHHDGLVISLPIGNALIKRILVDNGSSANVLFLEALQEMGLEEKNIVRRSTVLVGFSGEALRTVGEISLPTYAEGVNMMTKFNVVDCPSAYNVILGRPWIHKMKAVPSTYHQSIKFPTKWGVMEIKGQQRDAKKCYETALKPSKSPI; translated from the exons ATGCCCGATGACTTTGAAGACGTGACCGACGATGAGGAGGAAACCCGTGAGGAAGAAGACAAAGAAGCTCCCGATCCGGTGACCCAACGCCTGAACAAGATGGATGCACGCATGACAAAGCACTATTCCCGCCTGATGAAGTTGATGACCAGGTTCCCCGGGGCACCTACACCAGTGGAGACCGAGCCGACCGACGGATATGCCGCGTCGCCGTTCTGCGAAGCGATCGCTAGAGTGACGGTTCCGCACACACTCCGGCTCCCAACCTGGACCACCCTGTACGACGGGACATCCGACCCCTATAGGCACGTCAACTTCTACAAGCAGCGCATGTGGCAGATCGGGATTCCGCACGACCTAGTGGAACCTGTTATGTGCAAATCATTCGGTGGCACCCTCGATGGAGCAGCGTTGGAATGGCTCACGAACGTCCCTCCCAGATCCATCTCCTGTCTGTCCGACCTCATCAACGCCTTCTACCAACAATTCGCCAGCAGTCGCCAGTTAGAAAAACAAACCAGTGATCTCTATCG GACTGCTATTGAGGCGTTCAAGAGAGGCCTCATCCCCAATTCGGAGCTATACCGGGAaataaccaaatacccctgtgCAACTTTCGAAGAGGTGCGATCAAGGGCCACCGCCCAGATGCGAATCGAAGACGACGAGGTTATCCGAACAGCATCTCAACGATCGACGGGGGGCAGCAACGACAGAAGATCGTACACCCCAAGGAACAACAATTGGCGACACCAACCGTATGTTCGGCAAAACCAGGTACAAAGTGTCAATCAGTATTATGATACTAACAATGTTTACAGGAACGAGCGGGTCGAACACCCCAACATCTCCGACTACGGCTTCAACGTCGACATTGGAGGTGTGGTGAACGCCCTTCAAAATGTAGGTGGAACAGTCAGATGGCCCCGGAAGAACGACAGACCGGACTCCATGAAGGACATGAGCAAATGGTGCGACTTCCACCGCGACAACGGACACACAACCGAGGAGTGCATCTCCCTCCGAAAGGAAGTCGCATACCTCCTGAAACGGGGGCATCTAAAGGAACTGTTGAGCGACAAGGGAAAAGAAACATTTTCCAAAGAGCAAACCACCCTGCCCGGCCCAGCGACAAGCAGCGAGCGACCAGAACCACCACCGTTCAATAAAGTGGTAAATGTTATTTCCGGTGGTTCAGATATTTGTGGACTAACCtcttctgcagctaaaaaaATTAACAGGGGAGAATCTGAGACCGTAGAAGAGGGACAAACCGAAGACGAGGTCGCACTACACAGGTCCCTGACCGCAATGGCTATTACTTTCGACGATTCAGATTCCGTAGATACACAGCGAGAGCACCACGACGGGTTGGTAATATCGCTCCCAATAGGAAACGCATTGATCAAAAGGATACTGGTCGACAACGGAAGCTCAGCCAACGTACTGTTCTTGGaagcactacaagaaatgggATTAGAAGAGAAAAACATAGTAAGGAGATCAACAGTCCTGGTAGGGTTCAGTGGAGAAGCACTACGGACGGTAGGAGAGATATCGCTGCCTACATACGCAGAAGGCGTCAACATGATGACCAAGTTCAACGTCGTCGATTGTCCATCAGCGTACAACGTCATCCTAGGACGACCATGGATTCACAAAATGAAGGCAGTGCCATCAACATATCAccaatcaatcaaatttccaacCAAGTGGGGggtcatggaaatcaaagggCAGCAAAGGGATGCGAAGAAATGTTACGAGACAGCACTGAAACCATCCAAGTCACccatctag
- the LOC130461581 gene encoding uncharacterized protein, protein MSNAKYNSTADPEDHCTAFEQHIMLHTYSYSMWCKGRQHAKLPPPYQPPRIDDRAELQRLVEMERHGRRMIRRENRMPVCLNIMVHVLTVDKNIRPIERKKRNFSTEKIKAFQQEVDKLLAADFIEPCDYPEWLANVVMAKKPSGAWRICMDFTNLNGACPKDCYPPPRIDSLVKTDTKKATFNTDDGVYNYKKGRNIKVYVDDLVVKSREAEDHVDNLRETFMNLQMYQIKLNPKKCIFGVKSRKFMCFLVSEKGIDENLNKVEGMDIIGQFTTDSGGRKFLTVTANYFTKWIKAKPVAKITVNQNNRHRQGTCSRKANSKDGRALPDMVRDSSESVQADAYG, encoded by the exons GGAAGGCAACATGCAAAACTACCACCACCCTATCAGCCGCCGAGAATAGATGACAGAGCAGAGCTCCAGAGATTAGTAGAGATGGAGAGGCACGGGAGGAGAATGATAAGGAGAGAAAACCGAAT GCCTGTTTGTCTTAATATCATGGTTCACGTATTGACGGTGGACAAGAATATAAGGCCGATAGAgcgaaagaaaagaaatttctCCACAGAGAAGATAAAAGCTTTTCAACAAGAGGTTGATAAATTACTGGCGGCAGATTTCATTGAGCCGTGTGACTATCCGGAATGGTTAGCCAACGTGGTAATGGCAAAGAAGCCTAGCGGAGCATGGAGGATTTGCATGGATTTCACAAACCTCAACGGTGCATGTCCCAAAGATTGTTACCCACCGCCACGAATTGACAG CTTGGTAAAAACAGATACAAAGAAAGCAACGTTCAACACAGATGATGGAGTATACAATTATAAA AAAGGGAGAAACATTAAAGTGTATGTTGACGACTTGGTCGTCAAAAGCAGAGAGGCAGAAGATCATGTTGATAATCTGAGAGAAACCTTCATGAATCTGCAAATGTATCAGAtaaagctgaacccaaaaaagtgTATTTTTGGGGTGAAATCGAGAAAGTTTATGTGCTTCCTAGTTAGTGAGAAAGGGATCGATGAAAATCTTAATAAGGTTGAG GGGATGGACATCATAGGTCAGTTTACAACCGACTCGGGAGGCAGAAAATTCCTCACCGTCACGGCcaattacttcaccaaatggatcAAAGCCAAACCGGTAGCAAAAATAACAGTCAACCAG AACAACCGCCACCGGCAAGGCACATGTTCAAGGAAAGCTAACAGCAAAGACGGAAGGGCCCTACCAGATATGGTAAGAGATAGTAGCGAGAGCGTACAAGCTGATGCATATGGATGA